ACATGGTCTAGAAGGTCTACTATAATACCTGATTTCATTGGACTTACAATTGCAGTGCATAATGGTAAGCAGCATATTCCGGTATATGTAACAGAGAATATGGTTGGGCATAAATTTGGAGAGTTTTCAAATACGAGAACTTTCAAAGGTCATGCGGGGGATAAAAAAGCCGTTGGATCTAAAAGATAGGAATTAGCATAATGCAAACAACTGCAATATTACGTGGTGTTAGGTTATCTAATCAAAAAGGACGTCTTGTGGCAAACCAGATTAGAGGGATGCCGGTTGACAAGGCTCTGAATTTGTTAGCTTTTAGCCCAAAGAAGGGGGCGGCTATCATTAAGAAACTGCTTGAGTCAGCAATAGCAAATGCAGAGCATAATGATGGTGCGGATATTGATGAGCTTAAAGTATTATCCATTTATGTTGATCGTGGCACTTTCATGATGCGGACAAGCCCGCGCGCAAAAGGACGCGGGAATCGTATTGCTAAGCCTACCTGTCATATATCGCTTACTGTAGCTGATTAAGATGATCCTACTTAATAAAACAAACTAAGATATTATGGGACAAAAAATACATCCAACTGGATTTCGTCTATCCGTTCACAGAAATTGGTCTTCTAGATGGTATGCGAATAGCGCTACATTTTCAGACATGCTTAATGAAGATATCAAGGTACGTGCATATCTTTCAAGTAAATTGAAACACGCATCGGTGGGTAGGGTTTTGATTGAGCGCCCATCAAAAAATGCACGCATTACAATATTTACTTCACGTCCTGGTGTGGTTATTGGGAAAAAAGGTGAAGATATTGAAGTTTTGCGTTCAGAGTTGCAAAAAAGAATGGGGGTTCCTGTTCATGTTAATATTGAAGAAATTAGAAAGCCAGAAATAGATGCGCAGCTTATTGCAGACAATATAGCGCAGCAACTTGAAAAAAGAATTATGTTTCGACGTGCGATGAAGCGTGCCATGCAGAATGCGATGCGGCTGGGTGCTCAAGGCATAAAAATCATGAGTTCAGGTAGGCTAAATGGTATAGAGATTGCTCGTACAGAATGGTATCGTGAAGGAAGAGTCCCCTTGCATACGTTGCGAGCTGATTTGGATTATGGTACATCCGAAGCGAGAACAACCTATGGCATAATTGGCATTAAGGTTTGGATTTTTAAAGGTGAGCTTTTGGGTAAATCTGATCAAGCTAATGCTAATATATCAAGCCCACCATTTCCTGCTGATTCAAATAAGAAAAATTAGATTTTGGGATTTCCACTTTTTATCTATAGTCAATCTTTCAAATGGACTTAATGGATAAGGGTTTCTATTTCAATTTAGTATATATAAATAGAATTTTTTAACTTTCTGTTAGTGGAAAGGTATAGAGCTAGGAGATAATGATGTTGCAACCAGCTAGAACAAAATATCGAAAGCAACAAAAAGGACGTAACACAGGAGTTGCAACTCGCGGTGCTAAGGTTAGTTTTGGTGAATTTGGTTTAAAAGCAGTTGGGCGTGGACGTATAACTGCGCGTCAAATTGAATCTGCAAGACGCGCAATGACGCGCCATATTAAAAGAGGCGGCCGAATTTGGATCAGAATATTCCCTGATAAGCCGATATCACATAAACCAGCTGAGGTAAGAATGGGTAAAGGTAAGGGAAATCCTGAATACTTTGTAGCTGAAATTCAGCCTGGGAAAATGTTGTATGAAATGGATGGTGTTAATGAAGAGCTTGCTAGGCAGGCATTTAGATTGGCTGCATCGAAATTACCTATTCAAACAACATTTGTTATACGACAGATTGGTGGTTAATCATGAAATTAAATGAACTAAGAAGCTTAACAGTGGATGAGCTGAAGAATGAGTTATTGCTGCTTCTGAAATCTCAATTCGGTTTGAGGATGCAACAAGCGGCACAGCAATTATCTAATCACAATCAGATTCGTAACACTCGTAGGGATATTGCGCGGGTGAAAACTATTCTTTCTCAGAAGACTCATTAACTATGAGTAATGATAATTTAAATCGTACTCTTACAGGTAGAGTGATCAGTAATAAAACAAGCAAAACGGTCACCGTACTTGTTGAGCGAAAAGTAAAACATCCGCTTTACGGAAAAATCATTTCTCGCTCAAAGAAATATCACGCTCATGATGAAAAAAATGAATATGAAATGGGTGATGCCGTGATTATTGAGGAATGTCGTCCATTGTCTAGAACCAAAGCATGGCGCGTAATTAAATTACTATCGAAATCTACTTTGGTTTGATTAGTTAATGGCTGTTTGTTTGTTGGATTGTTACATTTTATTGTTATTAACTAATAAATAAATTGTATTTATGATAGTGAGAATGTAAAATGGCCGATTACTTGCTATTTGTTCTTTCTTTATAATATAATCAGCGTAGTTTTCTTTGGCCAAACTTAAACCATTCCTGTGTTAGTCACATTGTTGTGACTAGTTGATGCAGAAGAGAGAGTAAAAATGATTCAAATGCAATCTATACTTAACGTTGCGGATAATACTGGCGCGCGTTCTATTATGTGTATCAAGGTTCTAGGCGGATCTAAGAGGCAATATGCAGGAATAGGCGATATTATTAAGGTAAGTGTCAAGGATGCTGCTCCGCGGGGAAGAGTGAAGAAAGGTGAAGTATATAATGCAGTTGTCGTTCGCACTGCCAAGGGAGTGCGTCGTGTAGATGGGTCCCTTATTAAATTTGACAGTAATGCTGCGGTTCTTTTGAATAATAAACTTGAGCCGATAGGTACTCGTATATTTGGACCAGTAACGCGCGAATTACGAAACGCACGTTTTATGAAAATTGTTTCGCTTGCGCCTGAGGTTCTTTAGTTTAGAGCAGGATTACAGAAGAGAATAAGATGAGAAAGATCAAGAAAGGTGATGATGTAATTGTTATTGCGGGTAAGGATAAGGGTAAACGTGGATCAGTTATGCGTGTTGTTGGGGATGATGGTTTGGTTGTTCAGGGTGTGAATAGAGTTAAAAAACATCAAAAACCTAATCCAGCGAAAGGGCTAGATGGCGGCATTACTGAATTAGAGATGCCTTTGCATCTATCTAATGTAGCGATATTTAATTTTTCAACCAAGAAAGCGGATAGAGTTGGTTTTAAGATTAATGATAAAAATCAAAAAATACGCATTTTTAAGTCAAATGGTCAAGAAATTGACGCATAACTCAAGGTAATTTGTATATGGCACGCTTGCAGGAGTTTTACCGAGATACTGTTACGAAACAGTTAATGGAGCAGTTCAATTATAAATCTATAATGGAAGTTCCAAAAATCAGTAAAATTACACTTAATATCGGTGTTGGAGAAGCAACTGCTGATAAGAAGGTTATTGAGAATGTTGTGTCAGACATGCTGAAGATTTGTGGACAGCAACCCGTTGTAACCAAAGCGAAGAAATCAATTGCCACATTCAAAGTTCGTGAGGGATATCCTGTTGGATGCACGGTTACATTACGCCGTTTACGAATGTATGAGTTTCTGGATCGATTAATTACAGTTGCAATACCAAGGATACGGGATTTTAGAGGAATTTCTGGGAAATCGTTTGATGGTAGAGGTAACTATAATATGGGTATAAAGGAGCAAATTATATTTCCAGAAATCGAATACGACAAAATAGATGCTTTGCGCGGTATGAATATTACGTTTACAACTAGTGCTAAGACTGATCTGGAAGCAAAGGCATTGTTGTCGGCATTTAGTTTTCCATTTAAAAATTGAGAATGTAATGGCAAAAATAGCTATTATTAATCGTGATAAAAAACGAAGAGAAATTGTTAAAAAATTCGCGAGTAAGCGGGAAGCTCTGAATAAGGCTGCGAATGATATAAATTCGAGTCTTGAAGAGCGATATAACGCAAGAATAGAATTGCAAAAGTTGCCAAGAGACTCTAGTCCTGTACGTTTGAGGAACCGATGTGCTTTAACTGGCAGACCCCGAGGAGTGTATTCAAAGTTTGGTTTGGGTCGCAGTAAACTTCGGGATATCGCAATGAGCGGTAAAATACCAGGAATCACTAAAGCGAGTTGGTAAGATTGTTTTGTAATATAGCTTTATATATTATTTAATAATTCTTTCGCATGAATCAATTTTAAGTTTGTATTGATACCAGTAGAATGTAGCGTATCAAAATAAATTATTCGATACTATAGGTAACCTTTCATGAGTATGAGTGATCCCATCGCTGATATGTTGACGCGAATACGAAATGCGCAGCTAGCTGAAAAATCATCTGTTTTGATGCCATCATCAAAGCTAAAAAAATCTATTGCTATGGTCTTAGAGGCGGAAGGCTATATAGAAAGCTATAGTACTCGTGAGTTAGAAAATAAAGCGGTGCTGGAAATTAAGCTGAAATATTATGCAGGCTCTCCTGTTATTGAAAAAATTAATAGAATTAGTCGTCCTGGGCTAAGAATTTATAAATCTACAGCTAATATTCCAAGTGTCATGAATGGATTGGGTGTTGCTATCGTGTCAACCTCAAAAGGAGTGATGACGGATCGTAAAGCTCGTGCCTCTGGAGTTGGCGGCGAAATTTTATGTACTATAGTTTAACTGGAGTTAGATTATGTCTCGTGTGAGTCAGAATCCTGTGCAAATACCATCTAATGTAGATATTGATTTGTCATCATCCGAAATTACGATTAAAGGTCCTTTAGGGGTATTGCAGCATAAATTAACTTCGGATATAAAGCTGGAGATTAATGATGGTGTCTTGTTAGTCAAGGCAACTAATGATTCCAAGCAAGCAAATGCAATGTCGGGAACCATGCGTGCTTTAATAGCAAATATGGTCCAAGGTGTTGTTAATGGTTTCCAGAAAAAATTATCATTGGTTGGCGTTGGTTATCGAGCACAGACCGACGGATATAGTTTAAATTTGGCGCTGGGTTATTCGCATCCTATCGTCCATAAAATGCCTTCTGGAATTAAAGCTGAGACACCGAGTCAGACCGAGGTGATTATTAAAGGGATCGATAAGCAAAAAGTCGGACAGGTTGCAGCTGAAATTCGCGCATATAGAAGACCGGAGGTTTATAAGGGTAAGGGCGTTCGGTACTCGGATGAGGTGATTGTTCTTAAAGAAGCCAAGAAAAAATAATTGAGATATATATGCAGAATCTAAAACAAATGCGTTTACGTCGGGCACGACGTTCACGTGCTAAAATTGCTGAATTAGGTATTTTTCGCTTGTCGGTTCATCGGACTAACGCACATATTTATGCTCAATTGATTGATGATAGCGGTGGGAAAGTATTAGCTAGTGCATCGACTCTTGAGCCCGAAATTCGCAAAGATTTAACTTGTGGCGGTAATGTTGTGGCGGCTTCTATTATTGGTAAACGGATAGCAGAAAAAGCAATAAAATGTGGCATTGAGGCCGTTGCATTTGATAGATCTGGTTATAAATACCATGGTCGCGTTAAAGCATTGGCTGAAGCGGCGCGCGATAATGGGCTTAAATTTTAATTGAAGGTTTGACTATGGCTAAAATGGGAAGAACACAGGGTAAGCCACCATCAACAGATGAGAGTTCTGATGGACTTAAAGAAAAAATGGTCGCCATTAATCGTGTTACCAAGGTTGTAAAGGGTGGCCGTATACTTGGATTTGCTGCTTTAACAGTAGTTGGTGATGGTGATGGCGGTGTTGGAATGGGTAAAGGTAAATCTCGTGAAGTTCCTGTTGCCGTTCAAAAGGCAATGGATGAAGCGCGTCGTAAGATGATAAAGGTCAAATTAAAAAATGGCACAATTTATCATCCCGTTGTGGGTGTTCATGGAGCTGCAAAAGTATATATGCAACCTGCTTCAGAAGGCACTGGTATTATTGCCGGTGGGCCTATGCGTGCTATTTTCGAAGTAATGGGAATGCATAATATTTTGGCTAAATGTATCGGCTCTACCAATCCATATAACGTTGTTCGTGCTACCTTACAGGGTTTGAGTAATATGAACACTCCCGCAAATATTGCTGCTAAACGTGGTAAAAGTGTTGAGGAAATTCTGGATTTAGGAAAATGAGTAAAGATTTGGATAGCTTGAATGTTAAAATTACGTTGGTTAAAAGCTTAATTGGCACCAAACGGTCACATCGAGCTACTGTGCGTGGATTAGGGTTGCGCAGAATAAACAGTTCGCGTGTCGTTAAAATGACACCAGCAATACAAGGTATGATTAGTAAAGTTAACTATCTACTTAAGTGTGAGGGCTAGATGTATCTTAATTCAATTAAACCTGGGTTTGGTTCAAATCCAAGCAGGCGTCGTCTAGGTAGAGGAATAGGATCTGGTCTGGGTAAAACAGCGGGTAGAGGACATAAAGGTCAAAAATCTCGAGCAGGTGGTTTTCATAAAACTGGATTCGAAGGTGGTCAAATGCCTTTGCAGCGTCGTTTACCTAAACGTGGTTTTGTGTCGCCTAAGAGTAACCAATCCTTTAAAATTAGGCTTTCAACAATTAATAAATTAACCGAAGATAATATTAATCTTGTAACTCTAAAAGAGATGGGTATTATTTCTCGTCAGATTAAATATGTGAAAATCTATTTATCGGGAAATATTGAGAGAAAAGTTACTTTGTCTGGAGTTTCAGTAACAAGTGGAGCGAAAGCTGCTATCGAATCTGTCGGTGGTAGCGTTGAATAGTTGCATAAGGAAGCTAAGTGGCTACTAAAGATACAAGAATCAAAAGCGTAGACAAATTCAGCGATTTAAAACGTCGTTTGTGGTTTTTATTGCTTGCTTTGATTGTTTATAGGATAGGTGCACATGTTCCGGTTCCCGGCATTGATCCTGTTGTATTAAAGGATCTGTTTGAATCCCAGGAAGGTGGAGTCCTGGGTATGTTTAATATGTTTTCTGGCGGTGCATTATCTCGCTTTTCGATATTTGCTTTAGGTATAATGCCGTATATCTCCGCTTCTATTATTATGCAATTAGGTGCGGTTGCCATTCCGTACTTGGAAACCTTAAAGAAAGAGGGCGAGTCTGGCCGTAGAAAAATAACCCAATACACGCGGTATGGAACTTTGGGTTTGGCTTTATTACAGGGATATGGTATTTCTATCGCATTACAGTCGCAGGCAGGTTTGGTAATTGAACCTGGTCCTATGTTTGTATTAACGACTGTAATAACTTTGGTCACGGGCACAATTTTTCTAATGTGGTTGGGTGAACAAATTACGGAACGTGGCATCGGGAATGGTATCTCGTTAATTATATTCGCTGGGATTGCTGCAGGTTTGCCGAGTGCTATTGGCGGTACATTGGAGCTTGTGAGTACCGGTGCGATGCATTTCTTGGTTGCATTGGCAATCTTTATTGCAGCGGCATTAGTGACTGCTTTTGTTGTATTTGTTGAACGTGGCCAACGTAAAATTTTAGTGAATTATGCAAAACGACAAGTTGGAAAAAAGGTTTATGGTGGCCAGAGTTCACACTTACCATTAAAATTAAATATGTCCGGTGTTATTCCGCCGATTTTCGCATCCAGTATTATCTTGTTTCCTGCAACATTGGCTGGTTGGTTTGCTACGGGTGAGTCTATGGTCTGGCTTAAAGACATCAGCGGCGCATTATCACCTGGGCAGCCACTCTATGTCATGCTGTACGCGACCATGATTATTTTCTTTTGTTTCTTTTATACGGCTCTTGTTTTCAATCCGAAGGAGACTTCAGATAATTTGAAAAAAAGCGGCGCTTTTATACCGGGTATCAGGCCTGGTGATCAAACGGTGAAATTTATTGAACGGATAATGCTTCGTTTAACTTTAGCTGGATCGATCTATGTCACCTTGGTTTGCTTGCTTCCTGAGTTTTTGATTCTTAAATGGAATGTCCCATTTTATTTTGGCGGCACATCACTTTTGATTATTGTCGTTGTAACTATGGATTTTATGTCTCAGGTACAATCTCATGTTATGTCTTCGCAATATGAGAGTTTGTTGAAGAAAACGAATTTTAAGGGTGGCGGCGCTAAATTTCCGGTGCGATAACTAATTATAAAATTGAGATGGCCAAAGAAGAAACTATTCAGATGCAGGGAGAGATATTGGAAACTCTTCCAAATGCCACCTTCCGTGTGAAGCTGGAAAATGGGCATATTGTGCTTGCTCATATATCGGGAAAAATGCGTATGCATTACATAAGAATTTTGCCTGGTGATAAAGTAACCGTTGATTTGACACCTTATGATTTAACGCGTGCGCGTATTACGTTTCGTGCTAAGTAGCTTTATTTATTTGCATTTTACTAATCTTAAATCTATTGATGTCTTTTCAATTAATATGATTTCTATTTAAAGTAAAGTATTCGGAGACATTTATATGAAAGTTTTAGCTTCCGTAAAAAAGATTTGTCGTAATTGTAAAGTGATACGACGTAATAGAGTCGTAAGAGTTATTTGTTCAGACCCCAGGCATAAGCAAAGACAAGGTTAATTGAACTAAATTTATTCTTTTTTTTTGGTAGGATACAGTAATATGGCCCGAATCGCTGGCGTTAATATTCCAAACCATCAACATGTTAAGATCGCATTAACTGCAATTTATGGTATTGGAAATTCCAGGTCTCAGAAAATTTGTGAAACTATTGGTATCGATTGTAACGTTAAACTTAAAGATATTTCTGACTCGCAAATTGATAAGCTTCGAGATCATATCGCTAAGCTTACGGTAGAAGGTGATTTGCGTAGAGAAATATCTATGAATATTAAACGACTAATGGATCTTGGTTGTTATCGTGGATTACGTCATCGCCGTGGATTACCTGTTCGTGGACAGCGCACGAAAACTAATGCCAGAACTCGTAAGGGTCCTCGCAAAGCAGTGCGTGCAAGGTAATTACAAATTTTATCAGATTGTAAAAGACAAGGAAAATTGTTACTATGGTTAAGGCTGTTTCACGTGTAAGAAAGAAAGTTAAAAAGAATGTGACAGAGGGTATTGCCCATATACATGCTTCTTTTAATAATACCATTGTGACGATTACTGATCGCCAGGGTAACGCTTTATCTTGGGCTACTTCTGGTGGTGCTGGTTTTAAGGGGTCTCGAAAAAGTACTCCTTTTGCAGCACAAGTTGCTGCTGAATCAGCTGGAAAAGTAGCTCAAGAATGCGGAGTTAAAAACCTTGAGGTCCGTATTAAAGGACCTGGCCCTGGGAGAGATTCTGCAGTGCGTGCATTAAATGCGGCTGGTTTTAAAATTACCAGTATATCTGATGTGACACCTGTTCCTCATAACGGTTGTCGGCCACCCAAAAAACGCCGAATTTAAGGAGATTATTTTGGCTAGAAATCTTGATCCAAAATGCCGTCAATGTCGACGTGAAGGTGAAAAATTATTTCTGAAGGGCGAGAAGTGCTTTACGGATAAATGTGGCATCGAAAGAAGAAACTATGCACCTGGTCAACATGGCCAGAAAAAATCACGTTTGTCCGATTATGGCGTGCAACTTCGTGAAAAACAAAAGCTTAGACGTATTTATGGTATTTTAGAAAGCCAGTTTCGTAATATATATAGCAGTGCTGATAAGCAGCGCGGTGTGACTGGTGAGAATTTATTGCAGCTGTTAGAAAGTCGTCTTGATAACGTTACATATCAAATGGGATTTGGTGCATCTCGCTCTGAGGCAAGGCAGATTGTAAGACATAACTCAATTATAGTTAATGGGAAACGTGTTAACATACCTTCTTTTATTGTTAATCCAGGTGATGTAATTGAAGTTACTGAAAAGGCTAAAAGCCATTTGCGTATTAAGTCATCTTTAGATGCTGCGGAACGTCGTACTTTTCCTCAGTGGATAGAGGTAGACGTTAAGGCTATGAAAGGAGTATTTAAATCTAGGCCTGAGAGATCTGATTTGCCGACTACTATTAATGAGTCACTAGTAGTAGAACTATATTCTAAGTAATTTGTTATTGTTGGCAAGCGTTCCAAGGAAAGATATGGCTATGCAAAGTAATGATTTTTTAGTTCCACGTATTATTGATGTCCAGAATATTTCGCCTTTACATGCGAAAGTAATCATGGAACCTTTCGAACGTGGCTATGGACATACCTTAGGTAATGCACTTCGTCGCATATTACTGTCTTCTATGCCTGGCTTTGCTCCGACGGCAGTTAAAATAGCGGGTGTGGTGCATGAATATTCTGCACTTGATGGCGTTCAAGAGGATGTTGTTGATGTTTTATTAAACCTTAAGGGAATTGTACTTAAGTTACATAATAATAATGAATCCATTCTTTTGCTTAATAAGAATGGTAAGGGTGTCGTCACTGCAGGTGATATACAGACAGGGCATGATGTTGAAATTATCAATCCTGATCATGTAATTGCCCATCTTACTTCAGATGGCCAGCTTGATATGCAAATTAAAGTTGAAATGGGCAGAGGATATGTTCCCGCAACTGCAAGGAAAAACGCGGATGACGATAAGAGTATTGGTACTATACTGCTTGATGCTTCTTTTAGCCCCATTCGTCGAGTTAGCTATTCAGTAGAGAGCGCGCGCGTTGAGCAACGTACAGATTTGGATAAACTGATTGTCGATATTGAAACGAATGGCGTTGTTGATCCTGAGGAAGCAATTCGCTATGCCGCAAGAGTATTGGTAGGTCAATTATCTGTTTTTGCTGAGCTCGAGAGCACGCCTTTACCAAAAGAGCAACCTAAGGTGCCTCAAATAGATCCCGTTTTATTAAGACCTGTTGATGATCTTGAACTGACGGTTCGTTCAGCAAATTGTCTCAAAGTTGAAAATATTTACTATATCGGTGATTTGATTCAACGTACTGAGGCTGAATTACTTCGTACACCAAATTTGGGTAGAAAATCTCTTAATGAAATAAAAGAAGTTTTAGCTTCGCGTGAACTGACGCTAGGTATGAAACTTGAAAATTGGCCCCCCGCTAATTTAGAGAATATTGCAAAGGAATCGAATCATGCGCCATCGTAATGGTTATAGAAAACTAAATCGAACAAGTAGCCATCGATTGGCTATGCTCCGTAATATGAGTAATTCTTTGTTACGTCATGAAGTTATTAAGACAACTTTGCCTAAAGCTAAAGAATTGAGACGTGTGGTGGAACCCATGATTACTTTGGGAAAGACCCCTACGCTTTCTAATAAACGGCTTGCATTTAATCGACTTCGGGATCGTGATATTGTTGTGAAATTGTTTTCTGAGCTTGGCCCCAGATATGTTTCTAGACCGGGTGGATACTTACGAATTCTTAAAAATGGTTTTCGTAAAGGAGATAATGCGCCCATGGCATTGGTAGAATTGCTTGACAGGCCGGAATCTAATGTCGCTCATGATGACGCCGATAACTAATATAGAATATTTTCCAAAAATTTAATTATTTTATATCGTTATTTTATTCCTGATAAATGTGGATGAGAATTACTCTCTTCTGCTATGAGATCGCTTAGCTTTACCATCCTAAGGCTAATAGGGGATGGTGAGTTTCATTCCGGCGCATCGTTAGGTAATAAAATTGGATTGTCTAGGGCGAGTATCTCAAATGGATTGCGAGGTCTTGAGCAATACGGCGTGCGAATTCTTAAAATTCGCGGACGAGGTTATCGCTGGGTCAATCCAGTTGAATGGCTTGATAAAAGCAGGATTGTCAATTATTTTGATAAATCTTTGGAGCCGGTTCATCTTGTTCTTCTTAATTCCGTAGATTCTACAAATAGTTATTTAATAAATAACTACGGTTCTCATTTATCTATTTGTAATAAAATTCCGGTTATTGCGACTGAACTACAAACGCAAG
This genomic window from Nitrosomonas cryotolerans ATCC 49181 contains:
- a CDS encoding DNA-directed RNA polymerase subunit alpha, which gives rise to MQSNDFLVPRIIDVQNISPLHAKVIMEPFERGYGHTLGNALRRILLSSMPGFAPTAVKIAGVVHEYSALDGVQEDVVDVLLNLKGIVLKLHNNNESILLLNKNGKGVVTAGDIQTGHDVEIINPDHVIAHLTSDGQLDMQIKVEMGRGYVPATARKNADDDKSIGTILLDASFSPIRRVSYSVESARVEQRTDLDKLIVDIETNGVVDPEEAIRYAARVLVGQLSVFAELESTPLPKEQPKVPQIDPVLLRPVDDLELTVRSANCLKVENIYYIGDLIQRTEAELLRTPNLGRKSLNEIKEVLASRELTLGMKLENWPPANLENIAKESNHAPS
- the rplQ gene encoding 50S ribosomal protein L17, which translates into the protein MRHRNGYRKLNRTSSHRLAMLRNMSNSLLRHEVIKTTLPKAKELRRVVEPMITLGKTPTLSNKRLAFNRLRDRDIVVKLFSELGPRYVSRPGGYLRILKNGFRKGDNAPMALVELLDRPESNVAHDDADN
- the rpsD gene encoding 30S ribosomal protein S4, which codes for MARNLDPKCRQCRREGEKLFLKGEKCFTDKCGIERRNYAPGQHGQKKSRLSDYGVQLREKQKLRRIYGILESQFRNIYSSADKQRGVTGENLLQLLESRLDNVTYQMGFGASRSEARQIVRHNSIIVNGKRVNIPSFIVNPGDVIEVTEKAKSHLRIKSSLDAAERRTFPQWIEVDVKAMKGVFKSRPERSDLPTTINESLVVELYSK
- the rpsK gene encoding 30S ribosomal protein S11, yielding MVKAVSRVRKKVKKNVTEGIAHIHASFNNTIVTITDRQGNALSWATSGGAGFKGSRKSTPFAAQVAAESAGKVAQECGVKNLEVRIKGPGPGRDSAVRALNAAGFKITSISDVTPVPHNGCRPPKKRRI